One stretch of Candidatus Angelobacter sp. DNA includes these proteins:
- a CDS encoding sugar phosphate isomerase/epimerase family protein, whose amino-acid sequence MQTRIEQTSKPNRREFLRSAGLGIGALGLVAQTAVAAEKPSPSFARTSKIRLGLVTYNLAKDWDVPTIIKNCEAAKFEGVELRTTHAHGVEVTLSKTEREAVKKQFRDSNVALMGLGSTFDYHTPDQAKLRKDIEATKEYIVLAHDVGAPGVKVRPNGLPKEVPKEKTLEQIGRALRELGEFGDGYGVQIRLEVHGPETSLLPNMKAIMDAADHRNVGVCWNSNQTDLAGEGFDHNFNLVKDKIFTVHMRDLYLDEYPFRKLLTRLNGIGFTGFCLAEIPESNDPVRVMKYFRGLFLAYQDLL is encoded by the coding sequence ATGCAAACCCGAATTGAACAAACCTCGAAACCAAACCGGCGGGAATTTCTGCGCAGCGCCGGACTAGGAATCGGCGCGCTCGGACTCGTGGCGCAGACCGCCGTGGCAGCCGAGAAACCCTCACCCTCGTTCGCCCGGACGTCAAAGATTCGCCTTGGTCTCGTCACCTACAACCTCGCAAAAGACTGGGACGTTCCGACCATCATCAAGAATTGCGAAGCGGCAAAGTTCGAGGGAGTCGAATTGCGCACGACACACGCGCACGGCGTCGAAGTCACGTTGAGCAAGACGGAGCGCGAGGCTGTGAAGAAACAATTCCGCGATTCGAACGTGGCGTTGATGGGCTTGGGCAGCACGTTCGATTATCACACACCGGATCAGGCCAAACTCAGGAAGGACATCGAGGCGACGAAGGAATATATCGTTCTCGCGCATGACGTCGGCGCTCCGGGTGTGAAAGTCCGACCCAACGGACTGCCCAAGGAAGTGCCCAAAGAAAAGACCCTCGAACAAATCGGCAGAGCCCTGCGTGAATTGGGCGAGTTTGGCGACGGTTACGGCGTGCAGATCCGGCTGGAAGTCCACGGCCCGGAGACTTCGCTTTTGCCCAACATGAAAGCCATTATGGACGCGGCCGATCATCGCAATGTTGGCGTTTGCTGGAACTCGAACCAGACCGACCTCGCAGGCGAAGGCTTTGACCACAATTTCAATCTGGTGAAGGACAAAATCTTCACCGTCCACATGCGCGACCTTTACCTGGACGAGTATCCGTTCCGGAAACTGCTCACACGCCTGAATGGAATTGGCTTCACCGGCTTTTGCCTGGCGGAAATTCCCGAAAGCAACGATCCGGTGCGGGTGATGAAATATTTTCGCGGATTGTTTCTGGCATATCAGGATCTTTTGTGA